The genome window gcttcctcttcttctcttctcatgggctTCTTGGATGTTCTTACCAGCTGTATGTTTTAGATGAACCCTCTTGTAAAAGTGGGGGATCTATGCCCCTCCATATATCAACAACCCACCTATATACAGGGAGGGTCTACCCTTCTTCCTGAATCAAATTTCCGTGGGGAATGATAACGAAGAATGGAACGTTCGGGGAGATGTTTGGCATGTGCAGACTCAAATCTTACAACATGTTGGCCCATGTATGGTGGGATTTTTAAAACTcctgtgggatttttaaaactgtgtatctcctgtgggatttttaaaactgtgtaaggtttttttttttttggggggggggagcaatttaGTTTCTGCACTGCGTTGTTTACTGTATAGGTTGgtgattttccatattttttaatTTCCTCCCTCCCAGCCCCCAAAGTCAGCATCTAGGAAGTGCCTGCCAAGTTGTCTGCATCTCACTGGACTGATATGCTTATGGAAACAATTCCGATTTGTTCCGGGAAACTTTTCTGCCCCAATTTTTGCATTATTAGCCTGGTGATGTTTGGACAGCCCCTTAGGGATGGAAGGCAGATTTTGATTTTCACTAAAATGCTATTTACATACCTTCTAATGATTTGTAATTGCCCTTTCTTAGGGGAAGCATAATTAGCCCCCTCCTTCCTCGCATTGTCCTTCCTCCCATGTCTTTGGAGGAACAAATATTTGAGGCAGCAAGATTTCCAAATGTCATTGGGGTAGTTAGTACTTCCGTGACCTGGAACACATCAAGGCTACAATTCTTATGCAGTTGCTGGGAATTAAGTCCCAAGGGACTCAATAGAGCATACTTACAAATAGAGATGTGTAGGATTGTTGTGTAAATCCCTTATTTGACTTATATTCTACGTCCTAGCACTAGGATCAAAGGCAGTGTACAACAAGCAGAAAAgaacttagaaaaaaaatatttttcaaagccCCACTGCTTAGACCAGAAGTAACTGTGAATGACGTCCCTGTTGTTAAGGAGCCAAACTATGTTCTTTACACTGAAATatgaaaaagttagtttttttgaCTACTGACTGTCTTGGCTGGTGTAGTCCAGAAACTGTAGTCCGAAAAAGTAACTGCTCCTATCTCTGAACTTCCATTAGTAATTGTGAAAATATATTCCAGCATTTGTCTAGAATATATTCTAGAGAGATGGTTTTTGTATTCTTTATCACAGTGGCACATGATTAAATCTATGAACAACAGCAAGATGACCATATAGTAGTAGTTTCATGCTGTTTTCTCTTAGAGAGATGCCACCTTTCCAGATATTTGGTGCAAGAGAATATTttcctatatactgtattttaatctcAGTTTAAGATCTTCAGTGCTTCAGCTCTGTTGTGTATTTGGCACTGAATGAGTTTTGTACTGTGGCATATTGGCTGCTAACTTGTTTAGTCTTTATGTGTATGGAATTCCAATTGAGGAATTCCATACTACAAGGCATATATGATCAATATATTGGCAGATTGCTACTTGGAGTTCAATGCGTATCAGTTTATTACGTATGTTTTAAGAACTTTCCCTCCCCAATGGTATTTTATTGCCATTTCCCATACTATTAATTGGGTGGTACAATCTGAATAATTGTATTTATCTCCCTGTTTCCAGTGCAGAGAGGTGAGGAATGAAAACTTGGTGGGCCACTGTGGGGTGGCCACCGCATCTCTGATCCCAAGGGAAGTGGGAGTTCCTCACTTTTCCTGAGGCCAACCATGGAGTGTCCAATTCTGGATGGAACCTCCCAAGAAGACCCCCCTCCAGTATCAGCCCTTGAGAGACAGATCAGGCGACGAAAGATCATCATATACAGGTTAGAGGACAGCAAGAGTATTTTTCCTGAAAATTCcaaaaggagaagggaatgagGAGCTGCTATGGTGCCTTGAGTGTCCCTCCACatcatttcacattttttttcagaccCGGCACAGAGGAGCAAGGATCCCCCATCCTACGGCAGAAGCCTCAAGACAGAGGTGGAACATCTCCCCTGCCTTGTGGGGATGTGGGGCAGTCACCCAACAAGAGGCAGCGACTTCAGCAGGGCTCACCCCCAGGGAGGGAGAAGAATGATGGGAGCCCTGGCGGCAGGGTGGGAGAGACCCTGTGGCGTGTGGCTTCTCCCATGGAGAAGAAGCAACGGAAGGTGCTGGCGGTTGACCTGGAGGACTTTTCTACCACCCAAGTGCCTGTAAGGATGCCATAGGGAATGTTGCCAGGCTGTGGGGTGAGGTCATAACGGGGTATGCTGGCACCACTTTTGAATTAGAGGTCCCTATAGAATGGGGGTCAAAGGATTCCTAATTCCTTTGAAGTGGCATCCAGTTGATTTTTaccaaaggaggaaagattaCTGTTAAAAGCTAGTGAACTGAGGAAATCTGTTCTTTTTGGCTTTTGCTTGTTGAGTTAACATTATTCTTGTTACGTGAAACCCAGCATAGTGGAGGGGATTGAGAGTCAGGCTAGGACTCAGAATATGTTTTTTTCAGATCCttacttggccatgaaactcactggaggataACAATAGAAAACTGCTCCTTGAATATCTCTCATACCTTAAAAAGCCTATTAAGTTTGCCATAAATTgatttgatagcatgtaacaaagATGAAAAAAAAGTTGTTTAATAAAAAACATGTCTCATTATGTCCCATATTTAAACATTGGTTTTAAGTGatcttttaaaaactaacatCTGCTCAAAATTACAAATATGGCTGAAATAATCCAAAGtgatataaaaagaaagaaagaaaaaaagacctaCGAAATGTAATTGTTAATTGTAACAATTGTGAATTAGCAATTCCGCTAACACCTTCAGCGGCAGTGGCCTCGCTCATCTTTCCGATCACTCGCAGAGCGCCGCTCTCTTcccgctcggctggccactcggcagccatgcagggagactcgtcctccctctccctgcttggagtggctagccgagcaggaagacagcggcgctccgggagtgattggaaggatgagcgaggccgcTGCTGGACGCCTGAGTGGATGGTCagggccccaggggctggaccctcgttaagtccagctgtgcggggatattcatatttttcataaggggtatttgtattcatatacaaatacccccatctctaatcaggatacATAAAGTGTATTACATCCAGGTGTACCTGCATATTAATTACTCTGAAATGGAGGCTGGTGTGGGTGCCCCTTCCATCTCCAGGGCAATGGGTGCTTATAAAAAATAGACATTTTGCAGTGGTGGCATCCCCAAAGAGGCTTTGCTTAGTAGCTATTCAGTAATCTTTCTTTTTGTGGGAGATTTTTTAAAGACACAGTTTTAGTCCTGCTAACAGTTTGAGGCCACTTTTTATACTTCGTTTCAgctcattttactttattttaattatttggtATTTACATGTTAGCTACCTTGTTTTttacatatatacagtaaatcTCCTTCCTAGTATGACTGAAGGAAGGTATAAGACTATTTCTAATATAAATCAACCTCCTTGCCCATCAGAAAGAATTCGTATGGGAGCGAAGGGAGCAGTTCCTTAATTTATCCCTGATGCATTTCATTTCCCATTATGCTGTACGCCACTAGATCAGGAGAATTGTGCCTGGTTATGCTATCTTGCATGGTCAGGATCTAGTGAAATCTTCCGGTTTAAATACCCATGAATGTCTCCATGGATAAAGTGCCTTTTGTAAGCAAGCTTATGGAGGAAAAGAAAGTTAAGGCTTCTGACCCTTCTTGTTGTTAAGCTGTTTGACACTTGggctgtgtctctctctctctctctctctgcccagcAGGATCTACAAGGGTGCTCATCCTCTCAAAGACCTACTGTGCCTCCTTACACAAACTCCAACCATGCAGGGACTTTGATGGAAGACAGTGCCTCCTGGTCAGCAAAGAGCCAAAGTAGTACCGCGTACAGGTGAGCACTGGTCTATGAGACCGGAAAGGTGGGTTGACTCGGTGTACGGGATCTCCCATGAAAACGgctgtctttctttcttactcCCTTCCCTTTCGGCCAGATCATCTCCTCCCGAGTTGGGCTCTCAGGAGAAGTTGGCTCATGCGTGTCGGCAGCTATGGGAGCAGAAGCTCTCTCCCCTTCGGAGCCATGAGTCCGAGCGCCTGCAGGTCAAGAGGCAGCGTCTGCAGAAGGGCTTGTCCCTACCCGGCAGTGTTGAGGGGAACAGGGCTTCCCCACCGACAAAGGCTCCTCAGCAAATCTTGACCATCCGAGTGGAGGACCCTTCGCCGGACCAAGTCCTGGTGAGTTCCTTTGTGGGAGGCAACCACGGAAAAGGCGCTGGCGTGCTGGGCAGTTCATGCAGAGGGAGTCTTGAGAGTGGGGTGGATTGGTCCGTGTTTCGGTTCAGACCTCTTTTCTCGCTGGCAGGATGCCGGCGCTGGCAAGGAGCAGCTGGAGACCTCCCCACCCCCTTATCGGTGAGTGCTTTGCCCACAAAACCAGCCCAGGTGTGGAATTGGCTGTGCTTCCCCTCTTCCACTGCACCCGTGCCTTCAGGAGGCGGCCAGGGATGCAGCAAGAAAACCGACCAGCTTCAAGGGTTTGCTTCGATGCTTCTTCTACCATCCCAACATCCCTTGGGCCATTTTCCTACTGACAGAAAGGCTGACTTCTGCCCTGCCTTCCTCTATCGCAGGCTTTCTTTAACTGGGACTTTTTAGATGTACTGGCTTGCAGCCCCCATCCTCCTCATCCAGCAGTACAGACCAGAAGGCTCATGGGTGTTGTAAGTCAGAAGGACACCACGTTGGAGGAGGCTGCTTTAGAATGTCCTGCTCCGAAGGGACAAAAGAGGCTGCCGCCTGTCACTCTCCCATGTTTTTGCTCTTGTTCAGGAGTGATCAGCTGACACTGCCTTGTCGACCATCTTCTCCAAATGTGGAAAAGCTGACCCCTTCAGACCCGTCCTGTGAGCACAGCCAACGAACAGGTGAGTGAGTTTGTGAATCCGTGAGTGCAAGGTGGTATGTCATGAATGTACAAACGTTTCTTTGCATGTGTGTAAATTTCCTGGGCTTTCATGTGTGTCTCACAGGCCTAAAACTGCTAGTTCCCAATGGTGCAGATTAATTGAAACGGTGAGATTTGCCTCCAtgtggatgtacagtggtgccccgcatagcgacgataatctgtgcagcaaaaattgtcactatatggatttgtcgctatgcaaaaaaaaaagcccataggaatgcattaaaacccgtttaatgtgttcctgtgggcaaaaaattcacctttaagcgaaaatcctccatacggccgccattttcgctgcccggtaagcgaggaatctgggcgaaaacacagcgggtggccattttttttacccggcggccattttggaactgctgatcagcttttgggaaatcatcgctatgcgaaaatcggtaggtgaaacagcttaccgatcatcgcaaagcgatattttcccactaaaaacatcgcaatgccatcgcaaaaacgatcgcaaaaaattgtcgctatgcggattcgtcattaaacggggcgcccgttaagtgaggcaccactgtattaagagcTGCTGGGTAGCTCTatggttttggtctctggctgcagaaccagatgttgggagttcagttccccgttctgcctccttgacaggggttgcaTCTGATGGATGCCTTAGGATCAGccgtaggatcccttccagctctgcagttctgagattgaGTGGAATCAGTCTGCTTGGATGTAGCAATTGGGTTGATGCCATACAACATAGGGAACGCTTGGCACACTTCAGTTTTGCAGATGAGTTCTCTGTACATTGTGGTATTTATTTACAGGaggtccttctttcttttctgccattTAAAACTTCAAGGCAATTTTACAGACATGTTCGAACATGGTTCTTTTCGGTGGGGACAGGATTCTCCGTTCTGGGGCAAGTCAGTCCTTCTCTTGATGGTGGTGTCAGAAAGATCAGTGCCTAATGGCATTGTCTGTGTTATGTTGCTAATCCAGAAGAACAAACAACACATCCTTTTTGGGATTGCTAGCCCCACCTTTTACAACCAGATGTTCTCTGGATATGATGGGctacacctcccatcatcctGGTTAGCTGAGGATGATTGGAATAGTCCGCAGAACAGCTGCAAGATGGTGCTTCAACGTGAGAGACAAAGGCAAAGGGGGAGTATTTGGAGAAAAGGAATAAGGAGGAATGGGGGCTATTATAACAGTATGCTTATCTGAACAGTGTGCCATCTGAACTGTACGAAAGCAAGTTAAATAGAGAGAACAGACCACAGACACCTCCACGTCACGATGAATTGGAAATGAGTGGAAGGAATGGGTGTTCCCTAGTTTCCATGAAATGTTGTTGGGCAAAGACTGCTGACTTTTATGGGGTGCATAGTCAAGTCACCAGTATTCTTTTTCTTAACCTTGATCGGGATTTTCCCCAAAAGATCTTTTTATTTGTCTATTTGTAAAACGCCCAGAAAACCTGGGTTGCTGGATGATCTAAAAGTGCAGGCCATagtaaagaaacaaagcaaatggTCTGCAAATCATTCAGGCTGaatagaagtattttttttccttccttttctgaaccctAAGTTCCAAGATCTAATATTACAGTGGGTCTTAGTCTTAGTACAGGAATAGGCAAAGGGCAGCCCTCCCATCTGCTGGCTGGGtcagatgggagttgcagtccaacaatatttggagggctAAAATTTGCCTGTCCACTTAAAAACAAATAAGAATAGCTGGTGAAAGACAATTGTTCAGGTGAGCAAACAGGGAAGTTGAAtacctgttgttgcttttagttgAAAGGAATGCTTGTCCTTTGAGTCAAAGTTTAGAAAAGTTATGCTGTTGGGATACAGCTCCCTGAATTCAAGAGACAACTTTTCTGAGCTCACTGGGTGTTCTTCAGTAGAAATTCAAAAGTCACTAGAAACCCTGGATGCTGAATAGCTAAATCAATGAGCTGGCAGGGTGGTCCCTAATCTGAATTGAGAAGCAGAGCAGATTGGGCTTTCGGGCATCCAAGGGTTCCCAACCCCACCTCAGCTGGGACCACTATTTCCTATTTTATCTAGAGCTGCAAATGCTCTCCCAGGTTCTTGAGTCACTTTTGCCGTCTAGCGCAGGTGAAGCTGAAGCCTAAGAAAGCATGTAGAGGCCACCCAGACAGAGGGGAGCTGGTGCTTTCGGGTCGCTCGTGACCACTCCACCCAGAGGCATGAAGGCTAAGAGGGCATGCCGAGATCATATGACCAAGTGACTGAAGAAAGTCTTATGGTTTTGAAAGCCCTGAACAATCTGTGTGCTGCTTCCTGAGGGACCACCTTCTCTCTTGTAGGCTGTTGTGTATCTAAAGCTGCTGAGAAAGGCCACCACATCTCTTTGAATTCCACTCTGCGGTTGTATCACGTAAGGGCCTTTAGCTCTGTGGCACCCACAGTGTGGAATCGTCTCCCCTCACAAACTCGACACGCCTCCTACAATTTTTTAGTTTTGGACCCTTGTTGTAAACATGCCTATTTTTCCAGGCCTTCCCATTATAGGTCAGCCTAACCTTCATCTCAAGGATGGCCTAAAGATCATATGTTAATATGTGTGTCTTGTCCATTTGTGCACGTGGTCTAGTTGTATGTTGTGTTTACTTGATGTCTTATTATGCTTCTGTGTCGTGCTTTGAATTGTTCAGGTCTAAGCAGCTTATAAATCCTTACCAATCAACCAAGAGGAATGTTTACAGAAAAGCATCTTTCCCTCACTTAGGGCCCTCGGTTATCCTCCACTATGctttctggggatgatgggaactcaGGAAGTCTGTTGTAACGGAATGGCAACCAACCACTcctgtcttccttttctttaGTGCTGTATTTTATTCCCTCCCCACAGACGTGCTGCCTGAAGCTGCTGAAGCGCCCTCCTCCTGGCCCCCTTCGACGTCTGCTCTTCTGCGTCCGTCAGTGGTCCCCCGTTTCAGGCCTTGGAGCCTAGCTCCAGTCCTACAGAGCATGCGTTCAAAACTAGAGGCCTTTGCTGACATCTTCCTGAGCCCGTCCAAGCCTTCCGCCCCGTCCTCTGAGGTGCCATCTTCCCTGCTGCCTTGCCTTCAGGGAAATGCGGACCAGACCACTAATCAGTCGGGAACCCCGCGCCGAGGAGTCAACATTGAGGTGAAAATAGCCATTTCAGAACCACGGCCCCGGAAGAGAAGTTGTCTCtgcgcggaggaggaggaggaggaaaccgGCAGCGTGGTGGTGAGTGGGCGGCCTCCCATCCGCCAGTGGCGCTTGAATGAAGGGGATCCAGAGCCGCAGCTTCAGCCCCGCCTCGGACGTAGCTTCTCCTGCCCTGATTTCCCCGGGTCCCGTTCCTGGCAAGCGTCTCCGGTGGCCGTTTCCCCTTCCTTGCAGCTGCGACAGCGCCGGCACACCGTCTGCAGCCTGGAAGTGTCCCGGGAGCTGGGCTGTCCCACCCTGCCCTGCCTGCGTAAGGAGGTGTACCCTTTCAGCACCCCCCCTGCCCGCCTCTTGGCCCACGCCGCGCATTGTGAGAACAGCTCCTACTCTTCCCCTGCGCCTTCCTGCTGCCGTGAATCTGAAGCAACTCATTCCAGGTAAAataaacacacccacacacctctccttccacttcctttcccctctttacTTCTCCTTACCCCACTTCGCCCCCTGAAGCTGTCTGCTGCTCCTCAGATGTGTTGTAGTGACTGGCTTTCAGGCAAGCCTGTCTTTTAAGTTAGagtttaaaaatatgctttttgCATTCCGGTTCTTAGAATAATTCAGTCTTCACCTGGGGAAGAGGTTATAGTTCAAGAAAGCAACTCGTTCAATCTCTTCTAAGGAGGCCTGAACAGTGCATACTTTCCTTTATTGCCTGGCTGTTGCTATCCCAGCTCCTCTCTTTTAAATAGATATATAACTTgcctttgcacaaaaggtttgGCTGTGAAGACTCATGTTGTTGTGGTACCACACACCTTTTGGGAGGCCTTCTAATCTGTACTCTCCAAGCAGGTTTTCCtcatcttgagtccccagatgttgctgaaccaCAACTCCCGTCTGTGGCCAAGAAGGCCTGTGGTTTTTCAAGGAAATGTAGTCCACCACCATCTAGGAACTCATGATTGGGGAAAACGGCCCCCAAGGGTCCTGTGCAACACCGTTGGCAAAGACATTTCCCTTGGACCCAGCCTGTGTGGATTACACCGAGCTCAAAGCACCAGAGGCCTGTCTCTCCATAGCCTTATCTCTGTTTGTTAACTATGGTGGTTGGGTGGGCCTTCTGCTTCTGCTCAAAGGCAGGAGGGTTTCGTTTTCCCCACAGCACTTCACAGGTCtcattatgcttttttttttttttgccttcaacGGTAGGTGGCCTTGCTCCCTCAGTTTGTTTTACTCAAAGTTACCTTCCTTGCCTTCCATTGGATTGATGAGTGAACATTTTCTGTCTGGGAATATCTAGTTCTCACTTTTATTTGTCTGTGTTGGggtttcctcccctctgtcctcACAGGGACATCTCCCCTTCCACAGATGTTGGACAGAGGGTGCCCGGGGTTGGCCTGGGCATGGGTGACTCTGAGCTGGTCACGTCGGAGCAGATGATGCTTTCAGGGGACGAGATGAAGGTCAGTTGCTTCACAGCCCAAGGTCTCCCTCTAGAAAGTCTTGGGCAGAACGGGGCGGCTGTGGACGCTGGGCCTTTTGGTGTCTTTGTTTTCCCCTTGTGTCCTCTCAAGGCCATTCTTGATCTTCCTAAACTGCAGATCTCCCAGGACAACACCGTTGGGAAAGTATCCTGCATACGGATCCGCAAGACCCCAGCCAGGCAGCAAGCAAATCTCACTCCAATGGGGCTTCCCCGGCCTGTCAGGTTAGCTTTTCCCCAAAAGGGGCTTAGAATGGAATCACAAGGGGCAGGGGCTTTTTGCAAGACGTTAGAGTCTGAATTAGCCTGTCGGTGGTTTGACAGGTCAGATTCTCCATCGCTGGAAAGTGAGGTAGCTACATCCGTCAgcaccttgggtttttttttttaaggagaaaggtgggataaaaatattttaaataaatatataaataatattactCCCCTGGAACAGATGAAAGCATTCAGCCAAGGCAGGCCAATTGTGGGTCTCCCTTTATTGCTGGACTCCCATCTCCCAGCATCTCTCACAGTTGGCTACACTAGCTGGAGCTGACAGGAACTGCAGGCTGATACGATTTGCCAGGGCACTGGTGACTCGTGCTGGTACTGTGGGAAGGATCTATGTGTATGTAGCGTATAATCTTAAAGAACTAGGACTCGGAAGAGCAAGGGCTGGGAACCCAGTGCTAGGACTAGGtcctgctactcctgattgcctcaccccccggcctggttaatcaaagcagccaggccgacaacaacagaatgggccacagtaataataaatgagtctttccttgagggtagatttccatctgccctcaaggagacactcattaggcccataagaaagaaacctagtttggcggcagacgaaattggcaattataggcctgttgccaatgtttctttcatgagcaaagtggttgagagggtggtggccgatcagctccaggctcacctggacgaaacggatgccctggatccatttcagtcgggcttcaggccgcgccatggtactgagacggcattggtcgccttgtacgatgacctgttgagggaggccgacaggggcaaaatctccctgctggtcctcctcgacatctcagcggcctttgataccgtcggccacggtatcctcctggggaggttctctgagttgggaattggtggctcggcacttgcctggctccgttccttctttggggaccgtccccagagagttcagcttggggagagcgtctcggccccgtggagtctcaattgtggggttccacaggggttgattatcgccccaa of Pogona vitticeps strain Pit_001003342236 chromosome 6, PviZW2.1, whole genome shotgun sequence contains these proteins:
- the PRR14 gene encoding proline-rich protein 14 isoform X2, encoding MECPILDGTSQEDPPPVSALERQIRRRKIIIYRPGTEEQGSPILRQKPQDRGGTSPLPCGDVGQSPNKRQRLQQGSPPGREKNDGSPGGRVGETLWRVASPMEKKQRKVLAVDLEDFSTTQVPDLQGCSSSQRPTVPPYTNSNHAGTLMEDSASWSAKSQSSTAYRSSPPELGSQEKLAHACRQLWEQKLSPLRSHESERLQVKRQRLQKGLSLPGSVEGNRASPPTKAPQQILTIRVEDPSPDQVLDAGAGKEQLETSPPPYRSDQLTLPCRPSSPNVEKLTPSDPSCEHSQRTDVLPEAAEAPSSWPPSTSALLRPSVVPRFRPWSLAPVLQSMRSKLEAFADIFLSPSKPSAPSSEVPSSLLPCLQGNADQTTNQSGTPRRGVNIEVKIAISEPRPRKRSCLCAEEEEEETGSVVVSGRPPIRQWRLNEGDPEPQLQPRLGRSFSCPDFPGSRSWQASPVAVSPSLQLRQRRHTVCSLEVSRELGCPTLPCLRKEVYPFSTPPARLLAHAAHCENSSYSSPAPSCCRESEATHSRDISPSTDVGQRVPGVGLGMGDSELVTSEQMMLSGDEMKISQDNTVGKVSCIRIRKTPARQQANLTPMGLPRPVRLNKKEFSLEEIYTNKNYRTPTEKRSFETIFEVPLERNGALIFTSQRKLKRAMEFREGGLRRKQRKARARGGRKAGGRRAQAQPPELEEMLQQRLAELDALFEQEEEL
- the PRR14 gene encoding proline-rich protein 14 isoform X1, producing the protein MECPILDGTSQEDPPPVSALERQIRRRKIIIYRPGTEEQGSPILRQKPQDRGGTSPLPCGDVGQSPNKRQRLQQGSPPGREKNDGSPGGRVGETLWRVASPMEKKQRKVLAVDLEDFSTTQVPQDLQGCSSSQRPTVPPYTNSNHAGTLMEDSASWSAKSQSSTAYRSSPPELGSQEKLAHACRQLWEQKLSPLRSHESERLQVKRQRLQKGLSLPGSVEGNRASPPTKAPQQILTIRVEDPSPDQVLDAGAGKEQLETSPPPYRSDQLTLPCRPSSPNVEKLTPSDPSCEHSQRTDVLPEAAEAPSSWPPSTSALLRPSVVPRFRPWSLAPVLQSMRSKLEAFADIFLSPSKPSAPSSEVPSSLLPCLQGNADQTTNQSGTPRRGVNIEVKIAISEPRPRKRSCLCAEEEEEETGSVVVSGRPPIRQWRLNEGDPEPQLQPRLGRSFSCPDFPGSRSWQASPVAVSPSLQLRQRRHTVCSLEVSRELGCPTLPCLRKEVYPFSTPPARLLAHAAHCENSSYSSPAPSCCRESEATHSRDISPSTDVGQRVPGVGLGMGDSELVTSEQMMLSGDEMKISQDNTVGKVSCIRIRKTPARQQANLTPMGLPRPVRLNKKEFSLEEIYTNKNYRTPTEKRSFETIFEVPLERNGALIFTSQRKLKRAMEFREGGLRRKQRKARARGGRKAGGRRAQAQPPELEEMLQQRLAELDALFEQEEEL
- the PRR14 gene encoding proline-rich protein 14 isoform X3 is translated as MECPILDGTSQEDPPPVSALERQIRRRKIIIYRPGTEEQGSPILRQKPQDRGGTSPLPCGDVGQSPNKRQRLQQGSPPGREKNDGSPGGRVGETLWRVASPMEKKQRKVLAVDLEDFSTTQVPQDLQGCSSSQRPTVPPYTNSNHAGTLMEDSASWSAKSQSSTAYRSSPPELGSQEKLAHACRQLWEQKLSPLRSHESERLQVKRQRLQKGLSLPGSVEGNRASPPTKAPQQILTIRVEDPSPDQVLDAGAGKEQLETSPPPYRSDQLTLPCRPSSPNVEKLTPSDPSCEHSQRTDVLPEAAEAPSSWPPSTSALLRPSVVPRFRPWSLAPVLQSMRSKLEAFADIFLSPSKPSAPSSEVPSSLLPCLQGNADQTTNQSGTPRRGVNIEVKIAISEPRPRKRSCLCAEEEEEETGSVVLRQRRHTVCSLEVSRELGCPTLPCLRKEVYPFSTPPARLLAHAAHCENSSYSSPAPSCCRESEATHSRDISPSTDVGQRVPGVGLGMGDSELVTSEQMMLSGDEMKISQDNTVGKVSCIRIRKTPARQQANLTPMGLPRPVRLNKKEFSLEEIYTNKNYRTPTEKRSFETIFEVPLERNGALIFTSQRKLKRAMEFREGGLRRKQRKARARGGRKAGGRRAQAQPPELEEMLQQRLAELDALFEQEEEL